The Chitinophaga lutea genome contains the following window.
TATTGATCGGGGTATAAAAGTGATGAAGCGTGTTAGTGGAATGGTGTAAATGCTTAAATTCAGTCCTCTATATTACCTCCCGTGTTGTCCGTCAAGAGCGTATTACTGACAATTTTAAATCAGGATATGCAGAAACAACACTTTTTTTTGGATGAAGCCGGCGATCCGACTTTTTATGGCAAAGGGAAAAGGATAATTGTAGGACAGCAAGGGGTTTCGACACATTTTATTTTGGGGATGGTTGGTTTTAGAGACGACCTGGCCGCTGTTCGGGCAAAGGTGCTCGAACTTCAACGGGAAGTACTTGCCTCTCCATACTTTGGGGGCATCAGTAGCATTGAAAAGAAGAAGCAGCAACATGGTTACTTTTTCCATGCTACCGACGATATCCCTGAGGTGCGCAAGTTGTTTTTTGACTTTATCAAAAAACAGGACTGCTCTTTCGAAGCGGTGATTGCTACAAAAATTCCCATTGTATTCAATCTCAAACATGGCAACAATTCCAATGAGTTTTATGCCGAGTTGCTTTCGCACCTGCTGTGTCAGCATATCCCGTCTGAACACAGGCTTGTATTAAATATTGCCAAGCTTGCCGCCAGTACACGGCATGAAAACCTGATGTCCGGCCTTGAAAAGGCAGTTCGCATGTTCAATACGGAGGCGCCCTTAACAACCGTTTCGCCGGATGTCGTATTTAATGTACAGGATCAGTTGAGTGAACCATTACTGAACATTGCGGATTATTTGTGCTGGAGTTTACAGCGGGTATATGAAAAGGGAGAGCGAAGGTTCTATAATTATATTGCTGACAAATTCCGCTTAAAAATTCATTTGTATGGCGATGGTACGAGGAAGGCATAGCAACAGTGGGGCCGGAGGAAATGGACACTATGAGGCATAAAAAAAGCCCATTGTCAACCTAAGCAGGATTGGCCTGCGACG
Protein-coding sequences here:
- a CDS encoding DUF3800 domain-containing protein codes for the protein MQKQHFFLDEAGDPTFYGKGKRIIVGQQGVSTHFILGMVGFRDDLAAVRAKVLELQREVLASPYFGGISSIEKKKQQHGYFFHATDDIPEVRKLFFDFIKKQDCSFEAVIATKIPIVFNLKHGNNSNEFYAELLSHLLCQHIPSEHRLVLNIAKLAASTRHENLMSGLEKAVRMFNTEAPLTTVSPDVVFNVQDQLSEPLLNIADYLCWSLQRVYEKGERRFYNYIADKFRLKIHLYGDGTRKA